A portion of the Glycine max cultivar Williams 82 chromosome 10, Glycine_max_v4.0, whole genome shotgun sequence genome contains these proteins:
- the LOC100800053 gene encoding protein DETOXIFICATION 12 encodes MEESLVKKHEQERVTWGVYSEEMRRVCHIAGPMVAVVSSQYLLQVVSTMIVGHLGELYLSSAALAISLSGVTGFSLLMGMASGLETICGQAYGGQQYQRIGIQTYTAIFSLILVSIPVSLLWINMETILVFIGQDPLISHEAGKFTIWLVPALFAYAILQPLVRYFQIQSLLLPMFASSCVTLIIHVPLCWALVFKTSLSNVGGALAVSISIWSNVIFLVLYMRYSSACAKTRAPISMELFKGMWEFFRFAIPSAVMVCLEWWSYELLVLLSGLLPNPQLETSVLSVCLNTIATLYTIPFGIGAAASTRVSNELGAGNSHAARVAVLAAMSLAVIETSIVSATLFACRNVFGYIFSNEKEVVDYVTAMAPLVCISVILDSIQGVLTGIARGCGWQHLGVYVNLGAFYLCGIPMAALLAFLVRLGGKGLWIGIQSGAFVQCILLSIITGCINWEKQAIKARKRLFDEKISADNILV; translated from the exons aTGGAAGAAAGTCTAGTAAAGAAACATGAGCAAGAAAGAGTAACATGGGGTGTTTATAGTGAAGAAATGAGAAGGGTATGCCATATAGCAGGGCCTATGGTGGCAGTGGTTTCTTCACAATATTTGTTGCAAGTTGTCTCAACTATGATAGTTGGTCATTTGGGTGAACTCTATCTCTCTAGCGCCGCCCTTGCCATTTCTCTATCAGGGGTCACTGGTTTCAGTCTTCTT ATGGGAATGGCTAGTGGACTGGAAACAATTTGTGGACAGGCTTATGGAGGCCAACAATATCAAAGAATTGGAATACAAACATACACTGCTATATTCTCTCTCATTTTGGTTTCTATTCCGGTGTCTCTCCTTTGGATCAACATGGAAACCATACTAGTTTTCATAGGCCAGGACCCTCTAATTTCCCATGAAGCAGGGAAGTTCACAATTTGGCTTGTTCCAGCACTTTTTGCATATGCAATTCTACAGCCGTTAGTTCGATATTTCCAAATCCAAAGTTTGCTTCTTCCCATGTTTGCAAGTTCTTGTGTCACACTCATTATTCATGTACCTCTTTGTTGGGCCTTGGTATTCAAGACAAGTCTGAGTAATGTTGGTGGAGCATTGGCTGTGAGCATTTCAATATGGTCAAATGTGATTTTTCTTGTGTTATACATGAGATACTCTTCTGCATGTGCAAAAACCCGCGCACCGATTTCTATGGAGCTGTTCAAAGGAATGTGGGAGTTCTTTCGTTTCGCTATCCCTTCAGCAGTAATGGTTTG CCTTGAATGGTGGTCATATGAGCTGCTTGTATTGCTGTCAGGACTCTTACCAAATCCACAACTTGAAACTTCAGTTCTGTCCGTTTG CCTCAACACCATTGCAACTCTCTATACGATACCCTTTGGAATTGGTGCAGCAGCAAG CACAAGGGTTTCAAATGAATTAGGAGCTGGGAATTCACATGCTGCACGTGTTGCCGTGTTAGCAGCAATGTCTCTTGCAGTAATTGAGACAAGTATAGTAAGTGCAACACTCTTCGCCTGCCGCAATGTTTTTGGTTATATTTTCAGCAATGAGAAGGAAGTTGTTGATTATGTCACTGCCATGGCTCCTCTGGTATGTATATCTGTTATACTAGACAGCATACAAGGTGTTCTAACAG GGATTGCTAGAGGTTGTGGATGGCAACATTTAGGGGTTTATGTCAATCTAGGGGCCTTCTACCTTTGTGGGATTCCAATGGCTGCCTTATTAGCATTTTTGGTGCGATTGGGAGGAAAAGGACTATGGATTGGCATACAAAGTGGTGCTTTTGTTCAATGTATTCTACTTTCTATCATAACAGGTTGCATAAATTGGGAAAAGCAG GCAATCAAGGCAAGAAAGAGGTTATTTGATGAAAAAATTTCAGCAGACAATATATTGGTATGA
- the LOC100799518 gene encoding protein DETOXIFICATION 12, giving the protein MEENLLAKQREKQKVTWDGLGEEMKRIICIAVPMVIVTATQYLLQVVSIMMVGHLNNNLYLSGAALAISLATVTGFSVLAGMASGLETICGQAYGAQQYEKVGVQTYTAIFSLTVVCLPLTFIWISMEKILVFIGQDPLIAQEAGKFLIWLVPALFAHAIMQPFVRYFQMQSLLLPMLISSCVTLCIHIPLCWALVFQTGMNNIGGALAMSISIWLNVTFLGLYMRYSPACAKTRAPISMELFQGIWEFFRFAIPSAVMICLEWWSFELLILLSGLLPNPQLETSVLSICLNTISTLFSIPFGIAAAASTRISNELGAGNPHAAHVAVLAAMSFAIMETAIVSGTLFVCRHDFGYIFSNEKEVVDYVTVMAPLICISVILDSIQGVLAGVARGCGWQHIGVYVNLGAFYLCGIPVAATLAFLAKMRGKGLWIGVQVGAFVQCILFSTITSCINWEQQAIKARKRLFDSEISADNRLV; this is encoded by the exons ATGGAAGAGAATCTATTAGCAAAACAAAGAGAGAAGCAGAAAGTTACATGGGATGGTTTGGGTGAAGAAATGAAGAGGATCATTTGCATAGCAGTGCCTATGGTAATTGTGACTGCTACCCAGTATTTATTGCAGGTTGTGTCAATCATGATGGTTGGTCACCTCAATAACAATCTCTATCTCTCTGGCGCCGCCTTAGCCATCTCTCTTGCCACCGTTACTGGTTTCAGTGTTCTT GCAGGAATGGCTAGTGGACTGGAAACTATTTGTGGACAGGCTTATGGAGCTCAGCAATATGAAAAAGTTGGAGTGCAAACATACACTGCTATATTCTCTCTCACAGTCGTTTGTCTTCCCCTAACTTTCATTTGGATCAGCATGGAAAAGATCCTAGTTTTCATAGGCCAGGACCCTCTAATTGCACAAGAAGCAGGAAAATTCTTAATCTGGCTTGTTCCCGCACTTTTTGCACATGCAATTATGCAGCCGTTTGTTCGATATTTTCAAATGCAAAGTCTGCTTCTTCCCATGCTTATAAGTTCTTGTGTCACTCTTTGTATCCATATACCCCTTTGTTGGGCTTTGGTGTTCCAGACTGGAATGAATAATATTGGTGGAGCATTAGCAATGAGCATTTCAATATGGTTAAATGTGACTTTTCTTGGATTATACATGAGATACTCTCCTGCTTGTGCAAAAACCCGTGCACCCATTTCTATGGAGCTGTTCCAAGGAATTTGGGAGTTCTTTCGCTTTGCTATCCCTTCTGCAGTGATGATTTG CCTTGAATGGTGGTCGTTTGAGCTGCTTATCTTGCTGTCTGGGCTGCTACCGAATCCACAACTTGAAACATCAGTTCTATCCATTTG TCTCAACACCATTAGCACTCTCTTTTCAATACCTTTTGGAATTGCTGCTGCTGCAAG CACAAGGATTTCAAATGAATTAGGAGCAGGGAATCCACATGCTGCCCATGTTGCTGTGTTGGCTGCAATGTCTTTTGCAATCATGGAGACAGCTATAGTTAGCGGAACCCTCTTTGTCTGTCGCCATGATTTTGGTTATATTTTCAGCAATGAGAAGGAAGTTGTTGATTATGTCACTGTCATGGCTCCTCTGATTTGCATATCTGTTATACTGGACAGCATACAAGGCGTTCTCGCTG GGGTTGCTAGAGGTTGTGGATGGCAACACATAGGGGTTTATGTGAATCTAGGGGCATTCTATCTTTGTGGGATTCCTGTTGCTGCCACACTGGCATTTTTGGCTAAAATGAGAGGAAAAGGACTTTGGATTGGTGTACAAGTCGGTGCTTTTGTTCAATGTATTCTATTTTCTACCATAACAAGTTGCATAAATTGGGAACAACAG GCTATCAAGGCAAGAAAAAGGTTATTTGATAGCGAAATTTCAGCAGACAATAGACTCGTATAA
- the LOC100817123 gene encoding protein DETOXIFICATION 13 isoform X4, with protein MTLAASAAILVSSIIFACRQVVGYAFSNELDVVDYFTEMVPLLSISVILDTLHDTLSGIARGCGWQHRGAYVNLDAYYVVGIPIAAILGFCLQLRGKGLWIGILTGAFCQTVMVSLITSCTNWEKQVCLHFQVHALHLAQS; from the exons ATGACTCTTGCAGCATCCGCGGCCATTCTGGTGAGCTCAATCATATTTGCTTGCAGGCAGGTTGTAGGTTATGCATTTAGCAATGAGCTGGACGTGGTGGATTATTTCACAGAAATGGTTCCTCTTTTAAGTATATCTGTTATACTGGACACCTTACATGATACCCTCTCAG GTATTGCTAGAGGATGTGGGTGGCAGCACAGAGGAGCATATGTAAACCTTGACGCTTATTATGTTGTGGGAATTCCAATTGCTGCTATATTGGGTTTCTGCCTACAATTAAGAGGAAAAGGCCTTTGGATTGGAATACTGACTGGTGCCTTCTGCCAAACAGTTATGGTATCCCTCATTACAAGTTGTACAAACTGGGAAAAACAGGTTTGCCTCCACTTCCAAGTCCATGCTTTGCACTTGGCACAGTCCTAA
- the LOC100817123 gene encoding protein DETOXIFICATION 13 isoform X2, which produces MKFSIECKKTWVPISTELFHGIGEFFRCAIPSAGMICLEWWSFELLFLLSGLLPNPELETSVLSICLSVTTTIYTIPEAIGSAASTRVSNALGGGSPQLAQVSVSAAMTLAASAAILVSSIIFACRQVVGYAFSNELDVVDYFTEMVPLLSISVILDTLHDTLSGIARGCGWQHRGAYVNLDAYYVVGIPIAAILGFCLQLRGKGLWIGILTGAFCQTVMVSLITSCTNWEKQVCLHFQVHALHLAQS; this is translated from the exons ATGAAATTCTCTATTGAATGTAAAAAGACTTGGGTACCAATTTCAACGGAACTATTCCATGGCATTGGGGAGTTCTTCCGCTGTGCTATTCCTTCAGCTGGAATGATTTG CCTTGAATGGTGGTCATTTGAGTTACTATTCTTGCTTTCTGGTCTTCTACCAAATCCAGAACTTGAAACTTCAGTCTTATCCATATG TTTATCAGTCACCACAACAATCTACACAATCCCAGAAGCAATTGGCTCAGCAGCAAG CACTAGAGTTTCAAATGCATTAGGTGGTGGAAGTCCACAATTGGCACAAGTGTCTGTTTCTGCTGCTATGACTCTTGCAGCATCCGCGGCCATTCTGGTGAGCTCAATCATATTTGCTTGCAGGCAGGTTGTAGGTTATGCATTTAGCAATGAGCTGGACGTGGTGGATTATTTCACAGAAATGGTTCCTCTTTTAAGTATATCTGTTATACTGGACACCTTACATGATACCCTCTCAG GTATTGCTAGAGGATGTGGGTGGCAGCACAGAGGAGCATATGTAAACCTTGACGCTTATTATGTTGTGGGAATTCCAATTGCTGCTATATTGGGTTTCTGCCTACAATTAAGAGGAAAAGGCCTTTGGATTGGAATACTGACTGGTGCCTTCTGCCAAACAGTTATGGTATCCCTCATTACAAGTTGTACAAACTGGGAAAAACAGGTTTGCCTCCACTTCCAAGTCCATGCTTTGCACTTGGCACAGTCCTAA
- the LOC100817123 gene encoding protein DETOXIFICATION 14 isoform X3, giving the protein MVSFLSLISILCSILYPHRFCKFGRIYFHCLLLCYRVCYCVSLFLLQSSLVISSSITLCFHVAFCWLLVFKFGFGNLGAAFFIGTSYWLNVILLVLYMKFSIECKKTWVPISTELFHGIGEFFRCAIPSAGMICLEWWSFELLFLLSGLLPNPELETSVLSICLSVTTTIYTIPEAIGSAASTRVSNALGGGSPQLAQVSVSAAMTLAASAAILVSSIIFACRQVVGYAFSNELDVVDYFTEMVPLLSISVILDTLHDTLSGIARGCGWQHRGAYVNLDAYYVVGIPIAAILGFCLQLRGKGLWIGILTGAFCQTVMVSLITSCTNWEKQCPEKGN; this is encoded by the exons ATGGTGTCTttcttatctttaatttctattttgtgCTCTATACTTTATCCTCACAGATTCTGTAAGTTTGGGAGGATTTATTTCCACTGCCTATTACTCTGTTATAGAGTTTGTTATTGTGTTAGCCTATTTCTCCTTCAGAGTTCCCTTGTCATAAGTTCCTCCATTACTCTTTGCTTCCATGTAGCTTTCTGTTGGCTACTGGtttttaaatttggatttggtaACTTAGGAGCAGCATTTTTTATTGGTACTTCATACTGGCTGAACGTGATTTTACTTGTATTATACATGAAATTCTCTATTGAATGTAAAAAGACTTGGGTACCAATTTCAACGGAACTATTCCATGGCATTGGGGAGTTCTTCCGCTGTGCTATTCCTTCAGCTGGAATGATTTG CCTTGAATGGTGGTCATTTGAGTTACTATTCTTGCTTTCTGGTCTTCTACCAAATCCAGAACTTGAAACTTCAGTCTTATCCATATG TTTATCAGTCACCACAACAATCTACACAATCCCAGAAGCAATTGGCTCAGCAGCAAG CACTAGAGTTTCAAATGCATTAGGTGGTGGAAGTCCACAATTGGCACAAGTGTCTGTTTCTGCTGCTATGACTCTTGCAGCATCCGCGGCCATTCTGGTGAGCTCAATCATATTTGCTTGCAGGCAGGTTGTAGGTTATGCATTTAGCAATGAGCTGGACGTGGTGGATTATTTCACAGAAATGGTTCCTCTTTTAAGTATATCTGTTATACTGGACACCTTACATGATACCCTCTCAG GTATTGCTAGAGGATGTGGGTGGCAGCACAGAGGAGCATATGTAAACCTTGACGCTTATTATGTTGTGGGAATTCCAATTGCTGCTATATTGGGTTTCTGCCTACAATTAAGAGGAAAAGGCCTTTGGATTGGAATACTGACTGGTGCCTTCTGCCAAACAGTTATGGTATCCCTCATTACAAGTTGTACAAACTGGGAAAAACAG TGTCCTGAGAAAGGCAATTAA
- the LOC100817656 gene encoding uncharacterized protein has protein sequence MKETVSSYGSHSKDLKISVPHLVGAVWEACSALKKTPSTNITAIGRGMTQVAVSVKDVLREMKELKPVSCDDQVDEAAGEGCAEAASEPHDDNSSEGDLGNDLSPEEMKVAERAIEVVSNTLSVRKVLIHSIIGLLKLEKPNDNSGFINSLEKLLQLCQELGRQIDEIGACLYPPQEIPAINAALEEIHSIIDAVQVEVGELLGASDVFLEACNDLRSSLRQLASELRNSSTADIEARVENITLT, from the exons ATGAAGGAAACGGTCTCTTCATACG GGTCCCATTCTAAAGACCTGAAAATATCAGTACCACATTTGGTTGGTGCTGTCTGGGAAGCCTGTTCTGCCCTTAAAAAGACTCCTTCCACAAATATTACAGCAATTGGGCGAGGAATGACACAAGTAGCTGTTTCAGTGAAGGATGTTCTTCGTGAGATGAAAGAATTGAAACCTGTTTCATGTGATGATCAAGTTGATGAAGCTGCTGGTGAGGGTTGTGCAGAAGCAGCATCTGAGCCACATGATGATAATTCAAGTGAAGGTGATCTAGGGAATGACCTGTCACCAGAAGAGATGAAAGTGGCTGAAAGAGCAATTGAGGTTGTCTCTAATACGCTTTCAGTTAGAAAAGTACTTATTCACTCCATCATAGGCTTGCTTAAGCTGGAAAAACCAAATGACAACAGCGGTTTTATAAATTCGCTGGAGAAGTTGTTGCAGTTGTGTCAGGAACTTGGTCGACAGATTGATGAGATTGGAGCTTGTCTTTATCCCCCACAAGAGATTCCTGCCATAAATGCAGCTTTGGAGGAAATTCACAGCATTATTGATGCTGTGCAAGTTGAGGTAGGAGAACTTCTAGGCGCATCAGATGTATTTCTGGAGGCATGCAATGATTTGAGGAGTTCACTGAGACAGCTTGCATCTGAACTAAGAAACTCTAGTACTGCTGATATAGAAGCCAGAGTGGAAAATATAACATTAACCTAA
- the LOC100801670 gene encoding sec-independent periplasmic protein translocase-like protein isoform 2 (isoform 2 is encoded by transcript variant 2) — protein sequence MGLISTSVPTNIVPQFGSLRTSIRVGNPNPSGLSFPRKRNNSFVCLAVDDELRQKQQDLSTSATGLGSALEERPDLFESTAEETQGNFGQDGDRGAIYDFLYPDKELLPDDKEMSIFDHLEELRQRIFVSVLAVGASILGCFAFSKELIMILEAPVKTQGVRFLQLAPGEFFFTTLKVSGYCGLLLGSPVILYEVIAFVLPGLTKSERRFLGPIVLGSSVLFYAGITFSYLVLTPAALNFFVTYAEGAVESLWSIDQYFEFVLVLMFSTGLSFQVPVIQFLLGQLGLVSGDQMLSIWRYVVVGAVVAAAIVTPSTDPLTQILLAAPLLGLYLGGAWMVKLTGR from the exons ATGGGATTGATAAGCACCAGTGTTCCCACGAACATCGTTCCTCAATTCGGGTCTCTCCGAACATCCATCCGGGTCGGAAACCCAAACCCTTCCGGGTTGAGTTTCCCACGGAAGAGGAATAACAGTTTTGTTTGCTTGGCCGTCGATGACGAGCTGAGACAGAAGCAGCAAGACTTGAGTACTAGCGCCACTGGGCTGGGCTCCGCCCTTGAAGAAAGGCCCG ATCTTTTTGAGAGTACAGCTGAAGAAACGCAGGGAAATTTTGGGCAAGATGGTGACCGAGGTGCTATCTATGATTTTCTTTATCCTGATAAAGAGCTTCTTCCCGATGACAAAGAAATGAGCATATTTGATCATCTTGAAGAGCTGCGACAGAGAATCTTTGTATCAGTCCTGGCAGTTGGAGCAAGCATTTTGGGATGCTTTGCATTTTCAAAAGAACTAATAATGATTCTTGAAGCTCCTGTTAAAACACAGGGTGTAAGATTTCTTCAGCTAGCTCCTGGTGAATTTTTCTTCACAACTTTAAAG GTGTCTGGGTACTGTGGCCTTCTCTTGGGAAGTCCTGTCATCCTCTATGAAGTCATAGCTTTTGTACTTCCAGGACTTACAAAATCTGAAAGAAGGTTTCTAGGGCCAATTGTTTTAGGCTCATCAGTTCTTTTCTATGCCGGAATAACTTTCTCCTACTTAGTTCTGACACCTGCAGCATTAAATTTCTTTGTTACCTACGCTGAAGGTGCTGTTGAATCATTATGGTCCATCGATCAATACTTTGAATTTGTTCTGGTGCTTATGTTCAGTACAGGCTTATCTTTCCAG GTACCTGTCATACAATTTCTATTGGGACAACTTGGACTGGTGTCTGGAGACCAGATGCTATCAATTTGGAGGTATGTTGTGGTTGGTGCCGTAGTGGCAGCTGCTATAGTTACGCCATCTACTGATCCTCTCACTCAAATTCTTCTAGCGGCACCCTTATTGGGTCTTTACTTAGGTGGCGCATGGATGGTCAAGCTTACTGGACGGTGA
- the LOC100817123 gene encoding protein DETOXIFICATION 14 isoform X1, whose protein sequence is MVSFLSLISILCSILYPHRFCKFGRIYFHCLLLCYRVCYCVSLFLLQSSLVISSSITLCFHVAFCWLLVFKFGFGNLGAAFFIGTSYWLNVILLVLYMKFSIECKKTWVPISTELFHGIGEFFRCAIPSAGMICLEWWSFELLFLLSGLLPNPELETSVLSICLSVTTTIYTIPEAIGSAASTRVSNALGGGSPQLAQVSVSAAMTLAASAAILVSSIIFACRQVVGYAFSNELDVVDYFTEMVPLLSISVILDTLHDTLSGIARGCGWQHRGAYVNLDAYYVVGIPIAAILGFCLQLRGKGLWIGILTGAFCQTVMVSLITSCTNWEKQVCLHFQVHALHLAQS, encoded by the exons ATGGTGTCTttcttatctttaatttctattttgtgCTCTATACTTTATCCTCACAGATTCTGTAAGTTTGGGAGGATTTATTTCCACTGCCTATTACTCTGTTATAGAGTTTGTTATTGTGTTAGCCTATTTCTCCTTCAGAGTTCCCTTGTCATAAGTTCCTCCATTACTCTTTGCTTCCATGTAGCTTTCTGTTGGCTACTGGtttttaaatttggatttggtaACTTAGGAGCAGCATTTTTTATTGGTACTTCATACTGGCTGAACGTGATTTTACTTGTATTATACATGAAATTCTCTATTGAATGTAAAAAGACTTGGGTACCAATTTCAACGGAACTATTCCATGGCATTGGGGAGTTCTTCCGCTGTGCTATTCCTTCAGCTGGAATGATTTG CCTTGAATGGTGGTCATTTGAGTTACTATTCTTGCTTTCTGGTCTTCTACCAAATCCAGAACTTGAAACTTCAGTCTTATCCATATG TTTATCAGTCACCACAACAATCTACACAATCCCAGAAGCAATTGGCTCAGCAGCAAG CACTAGAGTTTCAAATGCATTAGGTGGTGGAAGTCCACAATTGGCACAAGTGTCTGTTTCTGCTGCTATGACTCTTGCAGCATCCGCGGCCATTCTGGTGAGCTCAATCATATTTGCTTGCAGGCAGGTTGTAGGTTATGCATTTAGCAATGAGCTGGACGTGGTGGATTATTTCACAGAAATGGTTCCTCTTTTAAGTATATCTGTTATACTGGACACCTTACATGATACCCTCTCAG GTATTGCTAGAGGATGTGGGTGGCAGCACAGAGGAGCATATGTAAACCTTGACGCTTATTATGTTGTGGGAATTCCAATTGCTGCTATATTGGGTTTCTGCCTACAATTAAGAGGAAAAGGCCTTTGGATTGGAATACTGACTGGTGCCTTCTGCCAAACAGTTATGGTATCCCTCATTACAAGTTGTACAAACTGGGAAAAACAGGTTTGCCTCCACTTCCAAGTCCATGCTTTGCACTTGGCACAGTCCTAA
- the LOC100801670 gene encoding sec-independent periplasmic protein translocase-like protein isoform 1 (isoform 1 is encoded by transcript variant 1) gives MGLISTSVPTNIVPQFGSLRTSIRVGNPNPSGLSFPRKRNNSFVCLAVDDELRQKQQDLSTSATGLGSALEERPENADLFESTAEETQGNFGQDGDRGAIYDFLYPDKELLPDDKEMSIFDHLEELRQRIFVSVLAVGASILGCFAFSKELIMILEAPVKTQGVRFLQLAPGEFFFTTLKVSGYCGLLLGSPVILYEVIAFVLPGLTKSERRFLGPIVLGSSVLFYAGITFSYLVLTPAALNFFVTYAEGAVESLWSIDQYFEFVLVLMFSTGLSFQVPVIQFLLGQLGLVSGDQMLSIWRYVVVGAVVAAAIVTPSTDPLTQILLAAPLLGLYLGGAWMVKLTGR, from the exons ATGGGATTGATAAGCACCAGTGTTCCCACGAACATCGTTCCTCAATTCGGGTCTCTCCGAACATCCATCCGGGTCGGAAACCCAAACCCTTCCGGGTTGAGTTTCCCACGGAAGAGGAATAACAGTTTTGTTTGCTTGGCCGTCGATGACGAGCTGAGACAGAAGCAGCAAGACTTGAGTACTAGCGCCACTGGGCTGGGCTCCGCCCTTGAAGAAAGGCCCG AAAATGCAGATCTTTTTGAGAGTACAGCTGAAGAAACGCAGGGAAATTTTGGGCAAGATGGTGACCGAGGTGCTATCTATGATTTTCTTTATCCTGATAAAGAGCTTCTTCCCGATGACAAAGAAATGAGCATATTTGATCATCTTGAAGAGCTGCGACAGAGAATCTTTGTATCAGTCCTGGCAGTTGGAGCAAGCATTTTGGGATGCTTTGCATTTTCAAAAGAACTAATAATGATTCTTGAAGCTCCTGTTAAAACACAGGGTGTAAGATTTCTTCAGCTAGCTCCTGGTGAATTTTTCTTCACAACTTTAAAG GTGTCTGGGTACTGTGGCCTTCTCTTGGGAAGTCCTGTCATCCTCTATGAAGTCATAGCTTTTGTACTTCCAGGACTTACAAAATCTGAAAGAAGGTTTCTAGGGCCAATTGTTTTAGGCTCATCAGTTCTTTTCTATGCCGGAATAACTTTCTCCTACTTAGTTCTGACACCTGCAGCATTAAATTTCTTTGTTACCTACGCTGAAGGTGCTGTTGAATCATTATGGTCCATCGATCAATACTTTGAATTTGTTCTGGTGCTTATGTTCAGTACAGGCTTATCTTTCCAG GTACCTGTCATACAATTTCTATTGGGACAACTTGGACTGGTGTCTGGAGACCAGATGCTATCAATTTGGAGGTATGTTGTGGTTGGTGCCGTAGTGGCAGCTGCTATAGTTACGCCATCTACTGATCCTCTCACTCAAATTCTTCTAGCGGCACCCTTATTGGGTCTTTACTTAGGTGGCGCATGGATGGTCAAGCTTACTGGACGGTGA
- the LOC100800582 gene encoding origin of replication complex subunit 4: MEQENHKIKAVSLLRSRICDPKFIFISESPESNYSKLKFMISSSVTEACNNSILLLGPRGSGKNAVLELVIQDLLQEYPDSVSVIRLNGLLHSDDISAFKEIARQLCMEHQLLFSKAASFDDNSQFMVAILKECGLAHKTVIFVLDEFHLFAQGKQRLLYSLLDAMQSITSQAVVLGISCRLDADQLLEKRVRSRFSHRKLLFLPPSIEDSQKLLMHILTLPIDSSFPHAYAVEFNRKVQNIIEDRRFKETLNKYLNVDSSVKHLLRFLFCAVSHMDLQTGFLSRENFEIAFTSIQRQPKLECLRNCSILELQILVCMKRLEVKEQSLCNFNSVMKEYISTLTSERYARHVCLRAFEHLIHRELICFTDNRGQSLSVEFRPVKLLISSAELHQGLRANTSCPPKLLKLMDREG, translated from the exons ATGGAGCAAGAGAATCACAAAATCAAAGCAGTGAGTTTGCTTCGAAGCAGAATCTGTGATCccaaattcatcttcatcagtgAATCTCCAGAAAGCAACTACAG CAAGCTGAAATTCATGATATCGAGTTCGGTAACGGAAGCATGCAACAATTCTATTCTTCTTCTCGGTCCCCGCGGCTCCGGCAAGAATGCG GTTTTGGAGCTTGTCATTCAAGATTTGCTGCAAGAGTATCCGGACTCGGTCTCAGTG ATAAGGTTGAATGGGCTTTTACATAGTGATGACATCTCTGCGTTCAAG GAAATAGCTAGGCAGTTATGCATGGAGCATCAATTGCTATTCTCAAAAGCG GCATCATTTGATGACAACTCCCAATTTATGGTGGCCATCCTAAA GGAATGTGGATTAGCACATAAAACAGTAATTTTTGTTCTGGATGAGTTTCACCTGTTTGCTCAG GGTAAACAGAGATTACTCTATAGCTTGCTAGATGCAATGCAATCAATAACATCACAGGCTGTTGTACTTGGCATTAGTTGCCGTCTG GATGCAGATCAGCTGTTGGAGAAAAGGGTACGATCTCGTTTTTCACATAGAAAGCTGTTGTTCCTACCACCTTCAATAGAAGATTCACAAAA ATTACTGATGCACATCCTGACATTACCAATTGATTCAAGCTTTCCACATGCTTATGCTGTTGAATTTAACAGAAAGGTCCAA AATATTATAGAAGATAGAAGGTTCAAAGAAAccctcaataaatatttaaatgttgaCTCCTCTGTCAAACATTTGCTGAGGTTCCT ATTCTGTGCAGTCTCTCATATGGATTTGCAGACTGGGTTCCTGTCTCGGGAGAACTTTGAAATTGCATTTACAAGTATCCAGAGGCAGCCCAAACTGGAATGTTTAAGAA ATTGCTCCATTTTAGAACTCCAAATTTTGGTTTGCATGAAGAGATTGGAAGTTAAAGAGCAAAGTTTATGCAACTTCAATTCTGTGATGAAAG AGTATATAAGCACCCTGACTTCTGAACGTTATGCAAGACATGTCTGCTTAAGG GCATTTGAACACCTTATACATCGTGAATTGATATGTTTCACAGACAATAGAGGACAAAGTTTGTCTGTTGAATTCCGTCCTGTAAAGCTTTTAATTTCATCTGCTGAACTACATCAAGGACTAAGAGCAAATACTTCATGCCCT CCTAAGCTTCTAAAATTAATGGATCGTGAAGGCTAA